In the genome of Lathyrus oleraceus cultivar Zhongwan6 chromosome 4, CAAS_Psat_ZW6_1.0, whole genome shotgun sequence, the window CGCCCATCAGAGCCATCGTTAACCATCGGTCCTTAAGGCGTATTCTCAAAATACCTATATCTAAAGCTGTGGCAATAGGCGCATGATTTTGTAATACCCCAATTTGTCCACTATTAGTAGATAAAATAATTTCTTTCACTTCGGAATCCCAAACAATTCGATTGGGGGTCAGTACACAAAGATTAAAAGTCATTTCTTGAATTTGTTCTCCATTTCTAAGTTAAGTTCGTAGCCTTCGCAGTAGCTTCATCGATATTACCCACCAAATAAAAGGCTTGTTCAGGAAGACTATCTAATTCTCCAGAAAGAATCAATTGAAATCCTCTAATTGTTTCTGCTAGACCAACATATTTCCCTGGAGAACCGGTAAATACTTCTGCTACGAAAAAAGGTTGTGAGAAGAAACGTTCAATTTTTCGTGCTCTTGCTACGGTTAAGCGATCCTCTTCGGATACTTCGTCCAACCCAAGAATAGCTATCATGTCCTGAAGTTCTTTGTAACGTTGTAACGTTTGTTTAACTCTTTGCGCAGTTTCATAATGTTCTTCACCGACGATACGAGGTTGGAGCATGGTTGACGTTGAATCTAAAGGATCTACTGCTGGATAGATACCTTTGGCAGCTAATCCTCTTGATAGTACAGTAGTTGCATCCAAATGTGCAAATGTCGTGGCAGGAGCAGGATCGGTCAAATCGTCTGCAGGTACATAAACTGCTTGAATAGAAGTTATAGACCCTTCTTTGGTAGAAGTAATTCTTTCTTGTAAAGTACCCATTTCAGTACCCAGGGTAGGTTGATAACCCACAGCGGAAGGCATTCGGCCCAATAAGGCAGATACTTCGGATCCGGCTTGGACAAAACGGAAGATATTGTCGATAAATAAAAGGACGTCCTGCTCATTGACATCTCGGAAATATTCTGCCATAGTTAGGGCAGTTAAACCAACTCTCATACGAGCTCCGGGGGGTTCATTCATTTGACCGTAGACTAGAGCTACTTTTGATTCCGCAATATTTTTTTCATTAATTACTCTGGATTCTTTCATTTCCATATAAAGATCATTTCCCTCACGAGTACGCTCACCTACTCCGCCAAATACGGATACACCTCCATGAGCTTTGGCAATGTTATTGATCAATTCCATAATGAGTACTGTTTTACCTACCCCAGCTCCACCGAAAAGTCCTATTTTTCCGCCACGGCGATAAGGAGCTAAAAGATCGACTACTTTAATTCCTGTTTCAAAAATGGATAATTGTGTATCTAACTGTATAAAAGCAGGCGCAGATCTATGAATAGGAGATGTTGTGCGAGTATCAGGACCCAAATTATCAATAGGCTCTCCAAGCACGTTGAAAATTCGACCTAGGGTTGCTCCGCCGACTGGAACACTTAGAGCAGCTCCCGTGTCAATCACTTCCATTCCTCTCTTTAGACCATCTGTAGCACTCATAGCTACAGCTCTAATTCGATTATTTCCTAATAATTGCTGTACTTCACAAGTTACGTTAATTTGTTTGCCAACCGTATCTCGACCTTGAACTATCAGAGCGTTGTAAATATAAGGCATCTTCCCTGGT includes:
- the LOC127135199 gene encoding ATP synthase subunit beta, chloroplastic-like — encoded protein: MTITPPPSDTEVSVLENKNLGRITQIIGPVLDVVFPPGKMPYIYNALIVQGRDTVGKQINVTCEVQQLLGNNRIRAVAMSATDGLKRGMEVIDTGAALSVPVGGATLGRIFNVLGEPIDNLGPDTRTTSPIHRSAPAFIQLDTQLSIFETGIKVVDLLAPYRRGGKIGLFGGAGVGKTVLIMELINNIAKAHGGVSVFGGVGERTREGNDLYMEMKESRVINEKNIAESKVALVYGQMNEPPGARMRVGLTALTMAEYFRDVNEQDVLLFIDNIFRFVQAGSEVSALLGRMPSAVGYQPTLGTEMGTLQERITSTKEGSITSIQAVYVPADDLTDPAPATTFAHLDATTVLSRGLAAKGIYPAVDPLDSTSTMLQPRIVGEEHYETAQRVKQTLQRYKELQDMIAILGLDEVSEEDRLTVARARKIERFFSQPFFVAEVFTGSPGKYVGLAETIRGFQLILSGELDSLPEQAFYLVEQIQEMTFNLCVLTPNRIVWDSEVKEIILSTNSGQIGVLQNHAPIATALDIGILRIRLKDRWLTMALMGGFARIGNNEITILVTDAESASDINPQEAQQTLQIAEANLNKAEGKRETIEANLSLRRAKTRVEAIVETIKRIS